One segment of Candidatus Bathyarchaeota archaeon DNA contains the following:
- a CDS encoding ribbon-helix-helix domain-containing protein — translation MKLITIYLPEPYLEALDELVTKRYYPHRAEAIRVAIRDLIAMELWGREKNAKDS, via the coding sequence ATGAAGTTAATAACAATATACCTTCCCGAGCCATACCTTGAGGCACTCGATGAGCTTGTGACAAAACGATATTATCCACATAGAGCGGAAGCAATCAGAGTTGCGATACGGGACTTGATCGCCATGGAACTCTGGGGAAGAGAAAAAAATGCCAAAGATAGCTGA
- the xylB gene encoding xylulokinase, producing MMSQYLVGVDLGTSACKTVVFSLDGRKISESTREYPILHPQPGWAEQKPSDWWKAAAETIRESLHRAKLKPEEIIALSVASQREAVVPIGKNGKELYNSIIWLDNRTRPQADRIRGMISEKKVLSITGVIIDPIFSASKILWLKENVRSIFEDTKCFLCAKDYIIYKLSGEFVTDYSMASRTMLFDIKNRKWSEEICSTIGIPVDKLPDAKESTEIVGEVSEEASAETTLRGGLPIVNGGGDRPCECLGAGVTEEGQVNIGTGTGSVLEVPIDSPKIDFKGRVNCCSHVIPDKWEYEIIVATTGASLRWFRDTFGQKEKEEARMTGRDPYDLLTEQASKVALGSDGLYFYPYLTGLFFPKFNEAARGAYLNISLSHQKPHFIRAILEGVAFHYLEALLILKDLKIKVNEVSMVGGEARSELWNQIKADILGIRIRIPEVEDAAALGAAILAGVGTEHYRDVKEATEKTVRIKRIYDPNPEKHGAYERIYRDYREAFKRVYEPLSPDS from the coding sequence ATGATGAGCCAATACCTGGTTGGCGTTGATCTCGGGACTTCCGCATGTAAGACGGTTGTGTTTTCATTGGATGGGCGTAAGATTTCAGAGTCAACGAGAGAGTATCCAATATTGCATCCTCAGCCAGGCTGGGCTGAGCAGAAACCATCTGACTGGTGGAAAGCAGCTGCCGAGACGATTAGAGAGAGCCTTCATAGGGCGAAGTTAAAACCGGAGGAGATCATAGCCCTCTCAGTTGCTTCTCAGAGAGAAGCAGTTGTACCGATAGGTAAGAATGGGAAAGAGCTGTATAATAGTATAATTTGGCTTGACAATCGTACCCGACCACAGGCAGACCGCATTAGAGGGATGATTAGCGAGAAAAAAGTGCTGTCGATTACTGGGGTTATCATAGATCCTATTTTCTCTGCTTCAAAAATTCTATGGCTGAAAGAGAATGTGAGAAGCATCTTTGAAGACACCAAATGCTTCCTCTGTGCTAAGGATTATATTATCTATAAGCTATCCGGAGAATTCGTTACAGACTATTCAATGGCTTCTAGAACGATGCTTTTCGACATTAAAAATAGAAAATGGTCCGAGGAGATTTGCTCCACCATCGGGATACCAGTCGATAAGCTTCCGGATGCAAAGGAATCAACAGAAATTGTAGGCGAAGTCTCGGAAGAAGCGTCTGCCGAGACAACTCTGCGGGGCGGTCTGCCGATAGTGAACGGAGGAGGCGATCGTCCATGCGAATGCCTAGGTGCAGGAGTGACTGAAGAGGGTCAGGTGAACATAGGAACCGGAACAGGATCCGTCTTAGAAGTCCCAATCGACAGCCCCAAAATAGACTTTAAAGGAAGGGTAAATTGCTGCAGCCATGTAATCCCGGACAAGTGGGAGTACGAAATAATAGTAGCCACTACCGGCGCATCTCTACGCTGGTTCCGTGACACTTTCGGACAGAAAGAGAAAGAGGAGGCTAGAATGACGGGCAGAGATCCCTACGATCTCCTAACAGAGCAGGCATCAAAGGTTGCTTTGGGATCTGATGGTCTCTACTTCTATCCATATCTAACTGGTCTATTCTTTCCGAAATTCAATGAGGCTGCTAGGGGAGCCTACCTCAATATTAGCCTATCCCATCAAAAGCCGCATTTCATACGTGCAATTCTGGAAGGAGTCGCTTTCCATTACCTTGAAGCGCTCCTAATTCTCAAGGACCTAAAGATTAAAGTGAATGAAGTAAGCATGGTGGGCGGAGAGGCTAGAAGCGAACTATGGAACCAAATAAAGGCGGATATCCTTGGGATAAGGATTAGGATACCGGAGGTTGAGGATGCGGCTGCCCTAGGAGCGGCCATATTGGCGGGTGTAGGGACGGAGCACTACAGGGACGTTAAGGAAGCCACGGAGAAAACTGTTAGGATTAAGAGGATCTATGATCCTAACCCCGAGAAACACGGAGCCTATGAAAGAATCTATCGGGACTATAGAGAGGCATTTAAAAGGGTGTATGAGCCTTTAAGTCCAGATTCATAA
- a CDS encoding RimK family alpha-L-glutamate ligase, which translates to MKIGVLTRNEDSWCTTQLIASLKKRGITPLCFSFHDLQARIQLKPEVKMRDIDLLRDLKAIIVRPIGRGSLEEIIFRLDVLHRLSRLGLYILNSPAAIERCVDKYYALTLLEEAGIPVPRTVVTEDAGSALTAFKELGCDVVVKPIFGSRGIGSARVSDVDIAERIFRSLEFHHQVIYIQEYLPHGNYDYRLFVVGNKIAASMRRVSDCWKTNISRGAKPVPCEPSSQIKSLALKSAEIVNCEVSGIDILETEQGPFVIEINSQPGWRGLQSVTNINIADQIVNYLLTKVS; encoded by the coding sequence TTGAAGATAGGGGTTCTTACGCGCAACGAGGATTCTTGGTGCACTACCCAGCTTATAGCTTCGCTTAAGAAGCGAGGCATTACGCCATTATGCTTCAGTTTTCATGATCTTCAGGCTCGTATTCAACTTAAACCTGAGGTTAAAATGAGAGATATTGATCTACTTAGGGACTTGAAAGCGATTATTGTCAGGCCTATCGGTCGAGGGTCATTAGAAGAAATAATATTTAGGCTGGATGTTCTTCATAGGCTTTCTAGGCTTGGGCTGTACATTCTAAACTCACCTGCAGCTATTGAGAGGTGTGTTGACAAATATTATGCGCTGACACTTTTGGAGGAGGCTGGTATTCCTGTTCCAAGAACAGTGGTAACAGAGGATGCGGGAAGCGCGTTAACAGCCTTCAAAGAGCTTGGATGCGACGTTGTGGTTAAACCGATATTCGGCTCTAGAGGAATAGGCTCGGCTAGAGTCTCAGACGTTGATATTGCTGAGAGGATTTTTAGAAGTCTGGAGTTTCATCATCAAGTTATTTATATTCAAGAGTATCTTCCGCATGGCAACTATGACTATCGGCTTTTTGTGGTGGGAAATAAAATTGCGGCCTCTATGCGTAGGGTTTCGGACTGCTGGAAAACGAATATAAGCCGGGGCGCTAAGCCGGTTCCATGCGAACCATCCAGCCAAATTAAGTCCTTGGCGTTGAAATCTGCGGAAATAGTCAACTGCGAGGTTTCGGGCATAGATATTCTGGAAACTGAACAAGGGCCATTTGTAATTGAAATTAACAGTCAACCCGGCTGGAGAGGGTTGCAGTCAGTAACTAACATTAATATTGCAGATCAGATAGTTAATTACCTCCTTACAAAGGTGTCGTGA
- the glmS gene encoding glutamine--fructose-6-phosphate transaminase (isomerizing), whose protein sequence is MCGIFGLISKEGNVAPIIHAALKRLEYRGYDSVGEATIYDGKVYVKKDQGKIDEVHAALNLDDLPGSIGVGHTRWATHGAPYKVNAHPHLDCEEKIAVVHNGIIENFVELKSELENLGHRFKSKTDTEVIPHLIEENIKKGMSLTNAVGETVRRLKGSYAIAVISTLEPDRIICARNESPLIIGVGEDAIYCASDIPAFLPLTNRAVVLENGEMAILQLGKYEIRRIADWEPVYRDPEVIKWTAEMAEKQGFPHFMLKEIYEQPRCLRDTLRLQEKYLDLMATFLERATEVFLVAAGTSYHACLAASYMFSDLAFLATHPVIASEFIEQEGMAVNINSTILAVSQSGETADTLAAVEHARNRAATILGLTNVVGSTLTRVSRVYILQQSGPEIGVAATKTFTSQLSVLAQLALRVAKLRGKVGHRQIEEIEKKISEVPDIVERTLKRNDEKARSLARKLKDKQVFFFLGRGISSATAAEARLKLMEIAYIPSIAYPAGESKHGPISLIEPGFPVVFICPKDETHRMIISNIMEMKARGAHIISVIEEGDEEIKNLSDDYFEVAGHLPEALSPIAFIVPLQLFAYYMAVERGLNPDKPRNLAKSVTVK, encoded by the coding sequence ATGTGCGGGATCTTCGGTTTGATCTCTAAGGAGGGTAATGTGGCGCCCATAATCCATGCTGCTTTGAAAAGGCTGGAGTATAGGGGCTATGACTCAGTCGGCGAGGCCACAATTTACGATGGAAAGGTGTATGTTAAGAAGGATCAGGGAAAGATTGATGAGGTTCACGCCGCCCTCAACCTTGATGACCTCCCAGGATCTATCGGTGTTGGTCACACAAGGTGGGCGACTCACGGCGCACCATATAAGGTCAACGCTCATCCGCATCTTGACTGCGAAGAGAAGATCGCGGTTGTGCATAACGGCATAATCGAGAACTTTGTTGAGTTAAAGTCTGAACTGGAGAACCTTGGGCATAGGTTCAAATCGAAGACGGACACTGAGGTAATCCCGCATCTGATCGAAGAAAACATTAAGAAGGGCATGTCTCTGACCAACGCTGTCGGCGAGACTGTTAGGAGGCTTAAGGGTTCATATGCCATAGCTGTTATATCAACCCTTGAGCCTGACAGGATAATATGTGCGAGGAATGAGAGCCCCTTGATCATAGGGGTCGGCGAAGATGCCATCTATTGCGCTTCAGACATCCCCGCCTTTCTCCCCTTAACCAACAGGGCTGTGGTCCTTGAGAATGGGGAGATGGCCATACTTCAGCTTGGCAAGTATGAGATTAGAAGGATAGCCGATTGGGAGCCGGTCTACAGGGATCCGGAGGTTATTAAGTGGACTGCTGAAATGGCTGAGAAGCAGGGGTTCCCGCATTTCATGCTTAAAGAGATATATGAGCAGCCCAGATGTCTAAGAGACACGTTGAGGCTTCAAGAGAAGTACCTAGACCTTATGGCAACCTTCTTAGAAAGGGCGACAGAAGTCTTCCTAGTGGCTGCGGGAACATCGTATCACGCATGTTTAGCCGCGTCCTACATGTTTTCAGACCTAGCTTTCCTTGCAACTCATCCTGTTATCGCATCCGAATTCATTGAGCAGGAAGGCATGGCCGTGAATATTAACAGCACAATTCTAGCAGTAAGCCAATCGGGCGAGACGGCTGACACGCTGGCAGCGGTGGAGCATGCTAGGAATAGGGCCGCCACAATCCTGGGATTGACGAACGTAGTCGGCTCGACATTAACCCGTGTATCCAGGGTCTACATACTTCAGCAGTCAGGGCCGGAGATAGGGGTTGCAGCTACAAAGACATTTACCTCTCAGCTTTCTGTTCTTGCTCAGCTTGCGCTTAGAGTTGCGAAGCTCCGCGGTAAGGTTGGGCATCGGCAGATCGAGGAGATCGAAAAAAAGATTAGTGAGGTGCCGGATATTGTTGAAAGGACCCTTAAGAGGAATGATGAGAAGGCGCGTAGCCTTGCCCGAAAGCTAAAGGACAAGCAGGTCTTCTTCTTTCTTGGGCGCGGCATAAGCTCGGCTACCGCGGCTGAAGCGAGGCTAAAACTGATGGAGATTGCTTATATTCCATCCATTGCGTATCCTGCAGGTGAGAGCAAACATGGACCCATAAGTCTGATTGAGCCAGGGTTCCCTGTTGTCTTCATCTGCCCTAAGGATGAGACTCATAGGATGATCATAAGCAACATTATGGAGATGAAGGCTAGAGGAGCACACATAATCTCTGTTATTGAAGAGGGAGATGAGGAAATAAAGAATTTGTCAGACGATTACTTTGAGGTTGCAGGCCATCTTCCCGAGGCGCTCTCGCCGATAGCATTCATTGTTCCCTTGCAGCTTTTCGCCTATTATATGGCTGTTGAGAGGGGGTTAAACCCAGATAAACCCAGAAACCTTGCTAAGTCTGTCACAGTCAAGTAG
- a CDS encoding alcohol dehydrogenase catalytic domain-containing protein yields the protein MRCAVLERPGRLIVGERAVPRVGDGDVLIRVAACAICGTDIKKYFRGHKLIKSYPIVPGHELVGEIVEVGRNVREFDVDVDGEKEKRVLVEGEKVVIAPVIACERCINCREGRPESCNFREDFGFNYDGGFEEYALIPEKLLRKKINPVIPVPENVPLYMAAISEPFACALHSHKKLVRPGRWKRSECNYDLIQGIREGDVVVIIGGGPLGCMHAELAKSSGASIVIIAQHSEWRLNMIKKLGVADYYVLNKDTSDLIDSINQITDGRGADVVITAASSSEAQVQALKIVRQGGVVSFFGGVDQEAVEIPTNKIHYNGPFITGTSGASPYHIPIVLKLMADGKIDATKYVTHVLGLDYLERVLMLLGTPNFISVDEIISSRGEDFLSFLNNPELRLEEFPSLPEKVQVFKGSILKALVTPSNAKVGEIRSLLHMSVEERREALIKLIG from the coding sequence ATGAGGTGCGCCGTTCTAGAAAGACCCGGTAGGCTAATTGTTGGGGAAAGGGCTGTTCCACGTGTAGGCGATGGAGATGTCCTGATAAGGGTTGCTGCATGCGCAATATGCGGGACAGACATTAAAAAATACTTTCGCGGTCACAAACTTATAAAATCCTATCCAATAGTTCCCGGTCATGAGCTAGTCGGCGAGATAGTTGAGGTTGGGAGGAATGTGCGTGAATTTGATGTTGATGTTGACGGGGAGAAGGAGAAAAGGGTTCTTGTAGAAGGGGAAAAAGTTGTAATCGCCCCGGTGATAGCTTGCGAGAGGTGCATAAACTGCCGGGAAGGCCGTCCTGAGTCATGTAACTTTAGAGAGGACTTCGGCTTCAATTATGATGGGGGGTTTGAGGAGTACGCTCTAATCCCTGAGAAACTGCTGAGGAAGAAGATTAACCCTGTGATTCCGGTTCCAGAAAATGTTCCGCTTTATATGGCGGCGATCTCAGAACCCTTTGCATGCGCCCTTCACTCTCATAAGAAACTTGTTAGACCAGGAAGATGGAAAAGGTCAGAGTGCAATTATGATTTGATACAGGGGATAAGGGAGGGGGATGTTGTTGTTATTATTGGCGGAGGCCCGCTTGGGTGCATGCATGCTGAGCTTGCGAAGAGCTCAGGCGCTAGTATCGTGATAATCGCTCAGCATTCTGAGTGGAGACTGAACATGATTAAGAAACTTGGAGTGGCTGACTACTATGTCCTCAATAAGGATACGAGCGACCTTATTGATTCAATAAACCAGATCACCGATGGGCGTGGAGCTGATGTAGTGATAACGGCGGCAAGCAGTTCTGAAGCTCAGGTTCAAGCCTTAAAGATTGTGAGGCAGGGCGGGGTTGTGAGCTTCTTCGGCGGTGTTGACCAAGAAGCCGTAGAGATCCCAACGAACAAAATCCATTATAATGGCCCATTCATTACTGGAACAAGCGGCGCGTCTCCATATCACATACCCATAGTTCTGAAGTTAATGGCTGATGGTAAGATAGACGCCACAAAATACGTAACCCATGTACTAGGGCTTGATTATCTTGAAAGGGTTCTTATGCTTCTCGGCACTCCAAACTTCATATCTGTTGACGAGATAATTTCGAGCAGGGGAGAAGATTTTCTTAGTTTCCTGAATAACCCGGAGCTTAGGCTTGAAGAGTTTCCAAGCCTGCCGGAAAAAGTTCAGGTCTTTAAGGGAAGCATCCTGAAGGCGCTAGTTACACCCTCAAACGCTAAGGTGGGAGAGATTAGATCCCTTTTACACATGAGTGTTGAGGAGAGGAGAGAAGCCTTAATCAAACTTATCGGCTAA
- the cofE gene encoding coenzyme F420-0:L-glutamate ligase produces MQEIKIIPILGLPIIQPGDDLGELICKAAEKQSTPIEDGDIIVVTHVVVSRAENNIINLDEIVPSDFAKRIAAEYGRDPAHVEVVLREAKSIIRMRDGHIIAETKHGFICANAGVDKSNVPGERNVTPLPEDPDRSARNIRRRIREITGKDVAVIISDTHGRALRRGEINVAVGISGMKPIRDRRGEFDLFGYMLRIKQTAVADELASAAELVIGQANEGIPAAIIRGYRYVRSEESSARELVWPREKALFY; encoded by the coding sequence ATCCAGGAGATTAAGATAATTCCGATACTGGGGCTACCAATCATTCAGCCAGGCGACGATCTTGGGGAACTAATCTGCAAGGCTGCTGAAAAGCAGAGCACGCCAATAGAAGATGGGGATATCATTGTCGTAACTCACGTGGTCGTCTCGAGAGCGGAAAATAACATAATAAACCTAGATGAGATTGTGCCCTCAGATTTTGCTAAGAGGATTGCGGCCGAATATGGCAGAGATCCAGCGCATGTGGAGGTTGTTCTCCGTGAAGCTAAATCAATTATCCGCATGAGGGATGGACACATAATAGCCGAGACCAAACATGGCTTTATATGCGCTAATGCTGGTGTTGACAAATCAAACGTTCCCGGAGAAAGGAATGTTACGCCACTGCCAGAGGATCCTGACAGGTCAGCTAGGAATATCCGCAGAAGGATAAGAGAGATTACTGGAAAAGACGTGGCGGTCATAATATCCGACACTCATGGACGGGCTTTGAGACGAGGAGAAATAAATGTCGCGGTGGGGATATCGGGTATGAAACCTATAAGAGATAGAAGGGGAGAGTTTGATTTATTTGGTTACATGTTGAGAATTAAGCAGACCGCGGTTGCCGATGAGCTTGCCTCCGCTGCCGAGCTTGTTATAGGTCAAGCAAATGAGGGTATACCGGCAGCGATAATTCGTGGATATAGATACGTGAGAAGCGAGGAATCTTCGGCAAGAGAGCTTGTTTGGCCAAGGGAAAAAGCCCTTTTCTATTAA
- a CDS encoding alcohol dehydrogenase catalytic domain-containing protein, translated as MVDEIDLIKLASGRKTLRKPVKSRIFEVVGPYTLRERSQEIRDVPDKCLLLETLITGICHADLRYVSCSRPPEILQKRLPLCVFHEGVARVTETGYGAENLSAGDLVIVIPNIPCYIHNPIKYPDIYHACRSCRPEGVGENLCEDVRFISSNAHGLSRSFLIHPASCILRLPEKMPEKVGVLAEPLSVINRALKVSGIKLRDRVAVLGGGFMGYLTAAVISQIYGVPKSDLLVTDIFDFKLEKFKDFATTLNTKTTSLEAFADTFDMAFECAGGKAAEVTIDQALSLLAPGGRCVLVGVSEDKVPVRTRTMLEKGLSLKGTTRSAAIDYPDVLRWLEREDFRRLLERIIYPQMFYAKDSESILAACKVAEDPMTHGKVLIDWRI; from the coding sequence TTGGTTGATGAGATAGATCTTATAAAGTTGGCGTCTGGAAGGAAGACTCTGCGAAAACCTGTGAAATCTCGAATATTTGAAGTTGTGGGACCATATACTTTGAGGGAGCGCTCTCAGGAGATTAGAGATGTTCCTGATAAATGCCTGCTCCTTGAGACCTTAATAACCGGCATCTGCCACGCTGACCTCCGATATGTTAGCTGTTCTAGGCCGCCTGAAATTCTACAAAAGAGGTTGCCCCTATGCGTCTTTCATGAGGGTGTGGCCAGGGTCACGGAAACAGGATATGGCGCTGAGAACCTCTCAGCAGGAGATCTAGTAATTGTAATTCCGAATATTCCTTGCTACATTCATAATCCGATAAAGTATCCCGACATCTATCATGCATGTAGGTCCTGTCGACCTGAGGGTGTTGGGGAAAATCTATGCGAAGACGTTAGGTTCATTTCCAGCAATGCTCATGGGTTGTCTAGGTCATTTCTTATACACCCTGCCAGCTGCATCCTGCGCTTGCCAGAGAAGATGCCTGAAAAGGTCGGTGTACTTGCTGAGCCCTTATCAGTTATAAATCGTGCATTGAAGGTTTCAGGTATAAAACTGAGAGATCGCGTCGCAGTTCTGGGAGGAGGATTCATGGGATATCTAACCGCAGCTGTTATTTCACAGATTTATGGCGTACCAAAAAGCGACCTTCTCGTAACAGACATTTTTGATTTCAAATTGGAAAAGTTTAAGGACTTTGCGACTACGCTGAATACAAAGACAACTTCACTCGAAGCATTCGCTGATACATTTGATATGGCCTTTGAATGCGCGGGTGGGAAGGCAGCTGAAGTAACTATTGATCAGGCGCTTTCCCTGCTTGCGCCTGGGGGTAGATGTGTTCTTGTAGGTGTGAGCGAAGACAAGGTTCCCGTCAGGACTAGAACTATGCTAGAGAAGGGGCTGTCTCTAAAAGGCACGACTAGAAGCGCCGCTATCGATTACCCCGACGTTTTGCGATGGTTGGAGCGTGAAGATTTCAGGAGGCTTCTTGAACGAATAATTTATCCTCAGATGTTCTATGCGAAGGACTCTGAATCAATACTGGCAGCATGTAAGGTGGCAGAAGACCCGATGACTCACGGCAAAGTTTTAATTGATTGGCGAATATGA
- a CDS encoding molybdenum cofactor guanylyltransferase: MRKTAIILAGGSSERFGQEKGLVEFSGKPLILRVIERIEGVAEEIIVVVRSEDQKRLYSPILGSRIEIFLDMGAPGGPLTGALTGFSNAAGEYSLLLPCDTPFISKDVIDLMFEISSNVDAVIPRWPNGYIEPLQAVYKTNSALVAGMNAVRRGDVRLQAMVSLLRRVRYLSTLVIKGIDPSLLTFFNINTKADLRRAESIMKNSMSR, encoded by the coding sequence TTGAGAAAGACTGCAATAATCCTTGCTGGAGGCTCCTCTGAACGGTTCGGCCAAGAGAAGGGGCTCGTAGAATTTTCTGGCAAACCTCTAATCCTTAGAGTAATAGAGAGAATAGAGGGCGTGGCTGAAGAGATAATTGTTGTAGTTAGATCTGAGGATCAAAAGCGTCTTTACTCGCCGATTCTTGGTTCGAGAATAGAAATCTTTCTGGACATGGGTGCCCCAGGAGGTCCGCTAACTGGAGCGTTGACAGGTTTTTCGAATGCTGCCGGAGAGTACTCTCTCCTACTCCCCTGCGATACCCCATTCATATCGAAAGATGTGATAGACTTGATGTTCGAGATATCATCAAACGTGGATGCTGTGATTCCGAGGTGGCCGAACGGCTATATTGAGCCACTTCAGGCTGTGTATAAGACGAATTCGGCGCTGGTGGCTGGCATGAACGCTGTAAGGAGGGGAGATGTCAGACTCCAGGCAATGGTCTCATTACTTCGCAGGGTCAGGTATCTCTCTACGCTCGTTATAAAAGGTATTGATCCAAGCCTACTCACATTTTTCAACATTAACACGAAAGCGGATCTTAGGAGAGCTGAGAGCATCATGAAGAATTCGATGAGTAGATAA
- a CDS encoding tRNA (N(6)-L-threonylcarbamoyladenosine(37)-C(2))-methylthiotransferase encodes MNQDIMPTYTGKCCWKDRSVYVESYGCAANRFDLEIMLYHLFREGYHLVQDPTSASLILMNTCGVKKPTEDKILQRLSLLSKLGRPIVISGCLPKIDYEGLVKVAPDFSAMLDPWSVDRIIEVVRSAESGEKNRIFFSDEPTTKIYQPKIRINPCVEIISVSEGCTGACAFCCVRFARGKLFSYPKEAIVERVREAVSEGVKEIWLTSQDMGAYGLDNGAYMPTLLDEICQINGKFFCRVGMMNPDNVMRMLDDLISSFKHEKILKFLHIPVQSGDDEILRRMNRKYRVEDFKKIVWSFRKEIPDITISTDVICGFPGESREAFQNTVKLILEVQPDVVNISKFYPRPKTPAAEMEQIDRAEVNYRSRSLVAIVKEVSLRNNLRWIGWEGEILVDEKGKGLSWVGRNYAYKPIVVKCDGNLLGRFVRVRVIEARPTYLEAEIIN; translated from the coding sequence TTGAATCAAGATATTATGCCGACTTATACTGGCAAATGTTGTTGGAAGGATAGAAGCGTTTATGTGGAAAGCTATGGCTGCGCAGCAAATAGGTTTGATCTTGAAATTATGCTATACCACCTTTTCAGAGAAGGATACCATCTTGTGCAAGATCCTACTTCTGCGAGCTTGATTCTAATGAATACGTGTGGAGTTAAGAAGCCTACTGAGGATAAAATTCTTCAGAGATTATCCCTTCTTAGTAAATTGGGAAGACCGATTGTTATTTCGGGATGTCTGCCTAAAATAGACTATGAAGGACTTGTCAAAGTTGCACCAGATTTTTCAGCAATGCTGGATCCTTGGAGCGTTGATAGGATAATTGAAGTTGTCAGATCGGCTGAAAGTGGTGAGAAAAATCGAATCTTCTTTTCAGATGAGCCTACAACTAAGATTTATCAGCCTAAGATAAGAATTAATCCATGCGTCGAGATCATTTCTGTCTCCGAAGGATGTACGGGGGCCTGTGCTTTCTGTTGTGTAAGGTTTGCTAGAGGTAAGCTTTTTTCATATCCAAAGGAGGCGATCGTGGAAAGAGTTAGGGAGGCTGTTTCTGAAGGGGTTAAAGAGATTTGGTTAACCTCCCAGGACATGGGCGCCTATGGATTAGATAATGGAGCATACATGCCCACATTATTGGATGAGATATGCCAGATTAATGGAAAGTTTTTCTGCAGGGTTGGGATGATGAATCCGGATAACGTCATGAGGATGCTGGATGATTTAATCAGCTCGTTCAAGCATGAAAAGATTCTTAAATTTTTGCATATTCCAGTCCAGAGCGGAGATGATGAGATATTAAGAAGGATGAACAGAAAATACAGGGTTGAGGACTTCAAAAAGATAGTTTGGTCTTTCAGAAAGGAAATTCCTGATATAACAATCTCCACAGATGTTATCTGCGGTTTCCCGGGAGAAAGTAGAGAAGCATTCCAGAATACAGTTAAGCTTATTTTGGAGGTTCAACCTGATGTAGTGAACATCTCGAAATTCTATCCAAGACCAAAAACGCCAGCGGCTGAAATGGAGCAGATAGATCGGGCTGAGGTTAATTATAGGAGCCGAAGTCTCGTTGCCATCGTCAAGGAGGTATCCTTGAGAAATAATCTCCGGTGGATAGGCTGGGAGGGGGAGATTCTAGTTGATGAAAAAGGCAAAGGTTTATCATGGGTTGGTAGAAACTATGCATACAAGCCTATAGTTGTGAAATGTGATGGTAACCTGCTTGGAAGATTTGTAAGGGTGAGAGTTATAGAAGCCCGCCCTACTTACCTTGAGGCTGAGATTATCAACTAA
- a CDS encoding DUF4867 family protein, whose product MLEILKEKNPKIRIFDVGSEEFKEYGRVIKDLDFTPMIEYALNHAVPGLDVTYERSIPQLEAMPLKVEIERRIFGEMRIQIGWCIGRNKRMNGMEYHKGSEVIVAATDLLLLLGRLRDVRDYTYDSSKAVAFFVPATSAVELYATTLHFAPINVHPYGFIAIIILPIMTNAPLDTVPEKTGENRLLFAKNKWLIVHETSPAAKRGAYVGIIGENVEIRTD is encoded by the coding sequence ATGTTGGAGATCTTAAAAGAGAAGAATCCGAAAATACGCATTTTTGATGTAGGCTCAGAAGAGTTCAAGGAGTATGGAAGGGTAATCAAGGATCTCGATTTCACACCTATGATTGAATATGCCTTGAACCATGCCGTGCCAGGCTTAGATGTCACATACGAGAGAAGCATACCCCAACTTGAAGCTATGCCTTTGAAGGTAGAGATTGAGAGACGGATCTTCGGCGAAATGCGTATCCAGATCGGTTGGTGCATTGGACGGAACAAAAGGATGAACGGCATGGAGTATCACAAGGGCAGCGAGGTAATAGTAGCGGCTACTGACCTGCTGCTCTTGCTTGGAAGACTTAGAGATGTCAGAGACTACACCTATGATTCAAGTAAAGCGGTGGCATTTTTTGTTCCTGCCACATCGGCGGTCGAGCTTTACGCGACGACCCTTCATTTCGCGCCTATAAATGTTCACCCATACGGATTCATAGCGATCATCATACTGCCAATTATGACCAACGCACCATTAGACACGGTCCCGGAAAAAACAGGTGAAAATAGACTACTTTTTGCAAAGAATAAGTGGCTGATCGTGCATGAGACATCTCCCGCTGCTAAGAGAGGTGCCTATGTAGGAATTATCGGGGAGAACGTTGAGATAAGAACTGATTGA